The sequence below is a genomic window from Synechococcus sp. PCC 7335.
GCGGTCATTGGTGCTGGGCCGATTGGCTGCGAACTAGGTCAGTCTTTCTCTCGACTGGGCTCTAAGGTGACGCTGCTAGCGAGTCGTGATGTGATCATGCCAAAAGAAGATCCTGAAGCTGCAAGGGTGGTGCAGTCCCACATGGAAGCGGAAGGCGTAAGGATTTTGACGAATACCCGGGCCAAAAGCGTCAAGGTGGTCGATGGCAAGAAGCATATTTTTACAGGGAGCGAAACAATTGTTGTAGATGAGATTCTGGTAGCAGCAGGTCGCAGTCCGAACGTTGAATCATTGAACCTAGAAGCTGCTGGGGTGACTTATGACAAGAAAGGCATTAAGGTCGATGCCAAGCTACGGACTAGTAACCATAGAATTTACGCGGCAGGCGATATTATCGGTGGCTATCAGTTCACCCATGTTGCTGGCTATGAAGCGGGCGTAGCGATGCAAAATGCGCTGGTCTTTCCGACTAAGAAGGCTGACTATAGGGTAATTCCGTGGGCAACCTTCACTGAGCCTGAGCTAGCTCGAGTCGGATTGACTGAGCGGCAGGCACGCGATCGCTACGGTGACGATATCTATATTCTCAAGCAAGGCTTTGACGGTGTAGACCGGGCGCTGGCAGAATCAGCAGGCTACGGTTTCGCTAAGTTCATCACTAAAGGTAACGGTGAGATTTTAGGCGCGCATATTGTTGGGCCACATGCTGGTGAACTCATTCACGAGACGGTGCTGGCAATGGCGAACAACCTCAAGGTAAGTGCGCTGCAGTGCATCCATGTCTATCCCACACTCAGTGAAATTAGTCCTAAAACAGCTTTGCAACTGACCAAGCAAAAGTACGCTAAGAACACCTTTTTGCAGAACATTCTACGGAAGTTTTTCAACTTGCGGCGCTCGATTGCTGGGTAAGGGAAACTCCAGTGTACAAAAGGTATGCTTTGCTTCTATAGCTTTGAAGGCTAGGAGAGACTAGGGGAGGATAGAAATCAAAACAGACTAGAGCAATCGGTCAATTTAGCTACAGTGATTGTATAAAATGAATCGTATGCAACCACTGCGCGAAGCTCGATTACTAGCTAGCGCCTAGCGGATAGAGCCGAATGGACTCAGATACGCCAAAAGAGACTGCTGATTTGCAGGCTGATCCAACAACCAACCTAAAATTTCAGCCACAGTCCCAAAGATCGAAGCAATCCCAAAAATTGAACCTATGGAAGTGTAGGATTTCGGCGCTAGGTGTTGCTGTGATTCTAGCCGCAGGCGGCCTTATCAGCTGCGGGGCCAGTAGTGATCGCACATCCACCAATGCTTCGACTGACCCGTCTCTAGGCGACGAGCGCACTGAAGAACTACCGTCATCCGAGGCACAAGAACCGTCGACCACGAACTCGACTGACTCAACTGCTGCGTCATCTCAGCTATCGTCCGCCTCTTCTGTTCCTTCACTGACGCTGGTACGAACTCTTAGTGAGCTCAGTCAGGTATGGTCGGTGGCCACTTATGTACGTGAAGACGGGCACCTAATGGTGGCTGGTGGGAACGCTGAAGGGGATATCAAGATTTGGGATGGGCCGGTCAACAAGCTAGAGCGTGTGCTGATTGGGCATACCGACACCGTTAGAACAGTAGCCGTTACCGAATCGGGAAAAAGGTTAATCAGCGGTAGTGGCGATGGCATTAAAATTTGGGAGCCTCGCTCCGGTGAACTGCTATATAGTTTGCCGACGCCAGCGGGGTCACCTGTCTGGACAGTGGCTATTAGCCCTGACGAGCGCACGTTTATTAGCGGTGACTACAATGGGACGATTACCGTTTGGGATATGGAGAGTGGTGAAGCGCTCTATCGTCAGTCTGTAGATATGCCAGTTTGGTCCATTGCGATCGCCCCTGATGGAAAATCTTTTGTCAGTGCCAACGATGACGGCACTATCATCCAGTGGGACCGAGCATCTGGGAACGTTATCAAAGAATTTGTTGGTCACCGCAGCACTGCTCGCGCCGTCGCTATCACACCCGATGGCAACACCCTAGCTAGCGGTAGTTGGGATACCACCATCAAACTATGGGATCTCAACAGCGGTGATCTAAAAGCAACTTTAAATGAGCATAGTAGTCGTGTTGTTACTCTTGCTATTAGCCCAGACGGGAAAACGCTTGCCAGTGGTAGCGTTGATCGCACGCTCAAGACCTGGGATCTTTCTACCCAACAGCTCGCTAAAACGCTAGATATCAGCTCCAACTGGGTATTGACTGTAGCGTTTGATCCTGTAGAACAAACCCTAATCAGCGGTGGCAAAGATCAAGACGTCAAAATCTGGCAGTGAACTCTCCTTCTTCTGGAGGAAGGGACGACTGTGAAAAAATATCTACACTCTACTGAGATTTTGTTGAAGAGTAGTAGGACGATAGATGAGTTCACAAGATGCGAATGTTGGCGAACAAGCGATCAGTAAGCTCGCTGAAGAAGGAATCAAATCACAATTAGATCAAGTCGAATCACTAGACGTAGATATTCGTACCGATCCTATCAAAGTCGCTCAAGGTGAGGTTGACGAAGCCACCATCAAGGGGCGCGGCATGGTGATTCAAAACGATTTGCGTACAGAAGAGATGACTTTGCGCACGGGTGCAGTTGATATCGATATGATCAAAGCTGCGTTTGGCAATATTGCACTAGAGCATCCAACCGATGCAACGGCAAGAGTTGTCTTAAAAGCAGAAGACATCCAGAATGCGTTCAATGCAGACTACGTCCAGCAAAAGCTCAGAGGTCAAAAAGTAGAATTACCCTCCGGTGAGAAAATCACGACTGACGCTAGCAATGTTAGTTTCACCATTCCAGAAACGGGCCGGGTTGCTGTTGCTGCGGATGTGATGATTTTTGAAAAGGCAGAGACTCATCATATTGCCTTCTCAGCTATACCCAAGCTAGTAGCAGGCGGATATGGTGTGACACTAGAAGATGTCAGTTATGAAGAGACTGATAATGACATGCCAGCTCTGACTCAAGGTTTGATTGATACAACAGAATCTCTGCTGGATCTTAAGTGCTTTGAGTTAGAAGGTATGGAGCTACAGTTCGATCAGCTAACAGTGAAAGAAGATTCGCTGCTAATCGAAGCCGGCGCAACGATTAGCTCTTTTGACTAGGGAGATTGACATAGCTCCTTAGATATAGCAATCTGCCATTAGCAAGCACTCTTATCGTCACTTGCAATTCTGTTCTTGGGTGAACGAATGCTCAATGAGCTCATCAGATAGAGCAGATCAAGCAGAGTGCTCGCTAACTTGCTAAGCGCATTCAGAGGAGTGCATTTGTGTCTACGCTAAGGCTGAGTAATCTGACAATCTATCCTATTAAGTCGGCAGCAGGAAT
It includes:
- a CDS encoding NAD(P)/FAD-dependent oxidoreductase, yielding MSVEYDLVVIGGGSAGLVAASAGAQINAKVALIEKHLLGGDCLHYGCVPSKSMIHAAQIAYNVKTASRFGIYTNEPKINLQEALGHVHAVIDTIQAHDSTERFEKLGVDVIYGKGQFVDEKTFEVNGRRLKSRSFLVATGSRPSDLPVQGLKEAGYLTNEQVFNVKERPETLAVIGAGPIGCELGQSFSRLGSKVTLLASRDVIMPKEDPEAARVVQSHMEAEGVRILTNTRAKSVKVVDGKKHIFTGSETIVVDEILVAAGRSPNVESLNLEAAGVTYDKKGIKVDAKLRTSNHRIYAAGDIIGGYQFTHVAGYEAGVAMQNALVFPTKKADYRVIPWATFTEPELARVGLTERQARDRYGDDIYILKQGFDGVDRALAESAGYGFAKFITKGNGEILGAHIVGPHAGELIHETVLAMANNLKVSALQCIHVYPTLSEISPKTALQLTKQKYAKNTFLQNILRKFFNLRRSIAG
- a CDS encoding WD40 repeat domain-containing protein, whose product is MDSDTPKETADLQADPTTNLKFQPQSQRSKQSQKLNLWKCRISALGVAVILAAGGLISCGASSDRTSTNASTDPSLGDERTEELPSSEAQEPSTTNSTDSTAASSQLSSASSVPSLTLVRTLSELSQVWSVATYVREDGHLMVAGGNAEGDIKIWDGPVNKLERVLIGHTDTVRTVAVTESGKRLISGSGDGIKIWEPRSGELLYSLPTPAGSPVWTVAISPDERTFISGDYNGTITVWDMESGEALYRQSVDMPVWSIAIAPDGKSFVSANDDGTIIQWDRASGNVIKEFVGHRSTARAVAITPDGNTLASGSWDTTIKLWDLNSGDLKATLNEHSSRVVTLAISPDGKTLASGSVDRTLKTWDLSTQQLAKTLDISSNWVLTVAFDPVEQTLISGGKDQDVKIWQ
- a CDS encoding DUF2993 domain-containing protein, with translation MSSQDANVGEQAISKLAEEGIKSQLDQVESLDVDIRTDPIKVAQGEVDEATIKGRGMVIQNDLRTEEMTLRTGAVDIDMIKAAFGNIALEHPTDATARVVLKAEDIQNAFNADYVQQKLRGQKVELPSGEKITTDASNVSFTIPETGRVAVAADVMIFEKAETHHIAFSAIPKLVAGGYGVTLEDVSYEETDNDMPALTQGLIDTTESLLDLKCFELEGMELQFDQLTVKEDSLLIEAGATISSFD